A portion of the Carya illinoinensis cultivar Pawnee chromosome 11, C.illinoinensisPawnee_v1, whole genome shotgun sequence genome contains these proteins:
- the LOC122282119 gene encoding protein-L-isoaspartate O-methyltransferase 1-like, with translation MRLSPALAYGCYYSAPPLKHLLNFSLRHHRPTHSTPLLPTTLSLSSQFPNPNFVTGNCPFFRMERFWAGSGINKNKAMVEHLKTYGVISSEKVAEVMEGIDRAFFVPDGNAPYYDSPMPIGYNATISAPHMHATCLQLLEENLQPGMHALDVGSGTGYLTACFALMVGPQGRVVGVEHIPELVASSISNIQKSAAAPLLKEGSLSVHAGDGRLGWPEHAPYDAIHVGAAAPEIPQALIDQLKPGGRMVIPVGSIFQDLKVIDKNLDGSLSVRNETSVRYVPLTSRDVQLRGG, from the exons ATGCGTCTGTCTCCAGCCTTAGCGTATGGTTGCTACTATAGTGCGCCTCCTCTTAAACACCTCTTAAACTTCTCCCTCCGTCATCATCGTCCCACACACTCGACTCCATTATTACCCACTACTCTCTCGCTCTCTTCCCAGTTCCCAAACCCTAATTTCGTCACGGGAAACTGTCCCTTCTTCCGCATGGAG CGGTTCTGGGCAGGAAGTGGCATTAATAAGAACAAAGCGATGGTGGAGCATTTGAAGACTTATGGAGTGATCTCATCAGAGAAGGTAGCTGAAGTAATGGAGGGTATTGATAGGGCTTTTTTTGTACCCGATGGGAATGCACCTTACTATGACAGTCCCATGCCGATAGGTTACAATGCCACCATTTCTGCCCCTCATATGCATGCCACGTGCCTTCAATTATTAGAGGAGAATTTGCAGCCCGGCATGCATGCTTTGGATGTTGGCTCAG GAACTGGGTATTTGACAGCTTGTTTTGCATTGATGGTTGGACCACAAGGTCGTGTTGTGGGCGTGGAACATATTCCTGAGTTGGTTGCTTCCTCAATCTCTAATATTCAAAAAAGTGCGGCAGCTCCACTTTTGAAGGAAGGTTCCCTCTCAGTGCATGCCGGTG ATGGAAGGCTTGGTTGGCCAGAGCATGCACCTTATGATGCTATTCATGTTGGGGCAGCAGCTCCGGAAATCCCACAGGCACTTATTGACCAGTTGAAGCCTGGAGGAAGAATGGTGATTCCCGTTGGAAGTATATTCCAAGATTTAAAGGTGATCGACAAGAACCTTGATGGTTCTTTGAGCGTCCGAAATGAGACCTCTGTTCGTTATGTACCTCTCACTAGTCGAGATGTTCAGTTGCGAGGTGGATAA
- the LOC122282705 gene encoding 28 kDa ribonucleoprotein, chloroplastic-like, translating into MTAAVTSVFKALSMADSSCVTTFPSLFTTTTKNPYRILSVASKPIKLNLSCSHSSLFCPRLSLRNKTQSSSVTTFVAQTSDWAQQEEENNTITIDTEDRVSGWDAEGEDSAIEGVEAEAEGSEDGVFKETEEQEDQFVEPPEDAKLFVGNLPYDVDSQKLAMLFEQAGTVEIAEVIYNRETDQSRGFGFVTLSTVEEAEKAVEMFSRYDLDGRLLTVNKAAPRGARSERSPSLFGSSFRIYVGNLPWDVDNARLKELFSEHGEVVDARVVSDRETGRSRGFGFVTMSSETGRDDAIAALDGQSLDGRAIRVNVAEERPRRTF; encoded by the exons ATGACTGCTGCAGTTACGTCAGTCTTCAAGGCCTTGTCAATGGCCGACTCATCTTGCGTAACCACCTTTCCCTCACTCTTTACCACCACCACAAAAAACCCATATCGGATTCTCTCTGTAGCCTCCAAACCTATCAAGCTCAACCTCTCGTGCTCTCACTCTTCACTCTTTTGCCCACGTCTCTCTCTCAGAAACAAGACCCAATCTTCCTCCGTAACTACCTTTGTAGCCCAGACCTCAGATTGGGCtcaacaagaagaagaaaacaacacCATCACCATTGACACCGAGGACCGTGTTTCGGGTTGGGATGCTGAGGGAGAGGATTCGGCCATTGAGGGCGTTGAAGCGGAGGCAGAGGGTAGTGAAGATGGGGTTTTTAAGGAGACAGAAGAACAGGAAGACCAGTTTGTAGAACCTCCAGAAGATGCAAAACTTTTTGTTGGAAATTTGCCTTATGACGTTGATAGTCAGAAATTGGCTATGCTTTTCGAGCAGGCCGGGACGGTGGAGATTGCCGAA GTTATTTACAATAGGGAGACTGATCAGAGTCGTGGGTTCGGGTTTGTGACGTTGAGCACTGTTGAAGAAGCTGAAAAGGCTGTAGAGATGTTCAGCCGCTAT gattTAGATGGAAGGCTGTTAACCGTTAACAAGGCTGCTCCAAGAGGAGCTCGGTCAGAACGCTCCCCTAGCTTATTTGGATCCTCCTTCAGAATTTATGTGGGTAACCTGCCATGGGATGTGGATAATGCTCGCCTGAAGGAGCTTTTCAGCGAACATGGTGAGGTGGTTGATGCTAGGGTAGTTTCTGACAGAGAGACTGGACGTTCACGTGGTTTTGGCTTTGTGACAATGTCAAGTGAGACTGGAAGGGATGATGCCATTGCTGCTCTTGATGGACAG AGTTTGGATGGGAGGGCAATAAGAGTGAATGTTGCTGAAGAAAGACCAAGGCGTACCTTCTGA